A region from the Desulfoglaeba alkanexedens ALDC genome encodes:
- a CDS encoding ROK family protein: MERKMWIGVDVGGTHTRLALVDQDGNVRNVEKVRTEIERGNERAVSQLVEGCRRQIEAAQSFGARVVAVGVGIAGKLDRKGGRILFSPNLPSMRDFPLVELLGNAVGLPVVMENDANVFGVGESRAGKAKGVPNWVGLTLGTGVGGCLIFNGKLWRGDDTGTAGEIGHMIVDPSGPRCACGQKGCLEAHASGTALVDGAKQLHREGKLGGSPLEAKLEDGVLEPADVYAAARSGDPAARRLFQRMGWALGLALVNLFTVLGLERAVIGGGVSASWDQFEAPLRESLRRHSTMLNLDRLVVDRSTLGDLGPLLGAAFVAAEEYPG; the protein is encoded by the coding sequence ATGGAAAGAAAAATGTGGATCGGCGTCGATGTGGGCGGCACCCATACGCGGCTGGCCCTGGTGGACCAGGACGGAAACGTCCGCAACGTGGAAAAGGTTCGCACCGAGATCGAACGGGGAAACGAAAGGGCCGTATCGCAACTTGTCGAGGGGTGCCGGCGGCAGATCGAAGCGGCTCAAAGCTTCGGGGCGCGCGTGGTCGCCGTGGGTGTGGGCATCGCCGGGAAGCTGGACCGCAAGGGCGGCCGTATCCTCTTTTCACCCAACTTGCCGTCCATGCGGGATTTTCCTTTGGTCGAGCTCCTTGGGAACGCCGTCGGGCTTCCTGTGGTGATGGAAAACGACGCCAACGTCTTCGGCGTCGGGGAGTCCCGGGCGGGAAAGGCGAAAGGCGTGCCCAACTGGGTCGGCCTCACCCTGGGAACGGGCGTGGGGGGGTGCCTAATCTTCAACGGGAAACTGTGGCGGGGCGACGACACCGGGACCGCAGGCGAGATCGGCCACATGATCGTGGACCCTTCCGGGCCGCGGTGCGCCTGCGGGCAGAAGGGGTGCCTGGAAGCCCATGCGTCGGGAACGGCCTTGGTGGACGGCGCGAAACAGCTCCACCGGGAAGGCAAACTGGGCGGAAGCCCGCTGGAGGCCAAGCTTGAGGATGGCGTCCTGGAGCCGGCCGATGTCTACGCGGCCGCGCGCTCCGGCGATCCGGCGGCGCGAAGGCTCTTTCAACGCATGGGCTGGGCCCTGGGGCTCGCCCTGGTGAACCTGTTCACGGTCCTTGGCCTGGAGCGCGCGGTGATCGGAGGCGGTGTGAGCGCTTCTTGGGACCAGTTCGAGGCGCCGCTCCGGGAGAGCCTTCGCAGGCATTCCACTATGCTGAACCTGGATCGGCTGGTCGTGGACAGGAGCACCCTGGGGGATCTGGGGCCGCTTTTGGGGGCGGCCTTTGTCGCCGCGGAAGAATACCCGGGATGA
- the fbp gene encoding class 1 fructose-bisphosphatase, which produces MKRSLGITVTEHLLRQQKETPAATGAFTLLFNELNVAAKLINREINQAGLNDICGYTGEENVYGEKVQKLDDYSHHTLVRRLIQAGQLCAIASEEDADLIEIPTGYAMGSYILLMDPLDGSSNIDVNVSVGTIFSIRRRIKAGGPVTLDEVLRKGSEQVAAGYFIYGSSTMLVYTTGDGVHGFTLHPSIGEFLLSHENIQIPEVGRIYSVNEGYYCYWDEPVRRYVDYLKTPDASGNRPYTSRYIGSLVSDVHRNLLKGGIFMYPADRRDPKKPYGKLRLLFEAAPMAFVVEAAGGAASDGTRRILDIEPETLHDRIPLYIGSKENVAEAEKFMRREMPMGAE; this is translated from the coding sequence ATGAAAAGAAGTCTCGGGATCACGGTCACGGAACATCTCCTTCGGCAGCAGAAGGAAACGCCTGCGGCCACCGGTGCGTTCACTCTTCTTTTCAATGAGTTGAACGTGGCGGCGAAGCTGATCAATCGTGAGATCAACCAGGCGGGATTGAACGATATCTGCGGCTACACGGGTGAGGAGAACGTCTACGGGGAAAAGGTGCAAAAGCTCGACGACTATTCCCACCACACGCTGGTTCGCCGACTGATCCAGGCGGGACAGCTCTGCGCCATCGCCTCGGAGGAAGATGCGGATCTCATCGAGATCCCTACGGGCTATGCCATGGGCAGTTACATCCTCCTCATGGATCCCTTGGACGGGTCTTCGAACATTGATGTGAATGTGAGCGTCGGGACCATCTTTTCCATCCGCCGGCGCATCAAGGCCGGAGGCCCGGTGACGCTGGACGAGGTGCTCCGGAAGGGCTCGGAGCAGGTGGCCGCGGGCTACTTCATTTACGGGTCGAGCACCATGCTGGTGTACACGACGGGAGATGGGGTGCACGGGTTCACGTTGCACCCGAGCATCGGCGAGTTCCTGTTGAGCCATGAAAACATTCAGATCCCGGAGGTCGGCCGGATCTATTCGGTGAACGAAGGCTACTACTGCTACTGGGACGAACCGGTCCGCCGGTACGTGGATTACCTGAAGACCCCGGACGCGTCGGGCAACCGGCCCTACACGTCGCGTTACATCGGGTCGCTCGTGAGCGACGTCCACCGGAACCTGTTGAAGGGCGGGATTTTCATGTACCCGGCGGATCGAAGGGATCCGAAGAAGCCTTACGGCAAGCTTCGGCTGCTCTTTGAAGCGGCGCCCATGGCCTTCGTGGTTGAAGCCGCCGGGGGAGCCGCCTCCGATGGGACGCGGCGCATCCTGGATATCGAACCGGAAACCCTCCACGACCGCATTCCCCTCTACATCGGCAGCAAGGAAAACGTGGCGGAAGCGGAGAAGTTCATGCGCCGTGAAATGCCG
- the moaA gene encoding GTP 3',8-cyclase MoaA yields the protein MGGGHVPAAENKERYDRSPEDRYHRRIDYLRLSVTDRCNLRCTYCMPASGVPKLDHEEILRYEEILRLVDITARMGISKVRITGGEPLVRKDLAYLCRQIARNPLIQDLSVTTNGVLLRHLGRKLFQAGVRRLNVSLDTLNAERYAAITRRDHFEDVWAGIQEAERIGFSPIKINMVVLRGVNDDEIEDMAALTYRFPYHVRFIEFMPFQPDHYSERFLSSDEIVERLAGVDTLLPAEADRGNGPARHYRFPSSRGKIGIISPMSHHFCPTCNRLRLTADGKLRTCLFAVEEQDIKGLLRSGASDEAVEAAIRAALQRKPKAHPLNEAVLRKCISRSMSSIGG from the coding sequence ATGGGCGGCGGTCACGTCCCGGCGGCGGAGAACAAGGAACGCTATGATCGCTCCCCCGAAGACCGCTACCACCGCCGGATCGACTATCTTCGCCTTTCGGTCACCGACCGCTGCAATCTTCGCTGCACCTATTGCATGCCGGCTTCCGGCGTTCCGAAACTGGACCACGAAGAAATCCTCCGCTACGAAGAAATCCTGCGGCTGGTCGATATCACGGCGCGCATGGGAATCAGCAAGGTCCGCATCACCGGCGGAGAGCCGCTGGTGCGCAAAGACCTGGCCTACCTTTGCCGGCAAATCGCCCGAAACCCGCTTATCCAGGATCTCAGCGTGACCACAAACGGCGTGCTCCTCCGGCACCTGGGCCGGAAGCTTTTTCAGGCGGGGGTGCGGAGGCTCAACGTGAGCCTGGACACGCTGAATGCTGAGCGGTACGCGGCCATCACGCGCCGCGACCATTTCGAAGATGTGTGGGCGGGCATTCAAGAGGCGGAGCGCATCGGGTTTTCGCCCATAAAGATCAACATGGTGGTGCTGAGGGGCGTCAACGACGATGAAATCGAGGACATGGCGGCGCTCACCTACCGCTTTCCGTACCATGTCCGATTCATCGAATTCATGCCGTTCCAGCCGGACCATTACAGCGAGCGGTTTCTGTCCTCGGATGAAATCGTCGAACGGCTGGCCGGGGTGGATACGCTGCTTCCCGCGGAAGCCGACCGCGGAAACGGTCCCGCCCGCCACTATCGCTTTCCGAGTTCCCGCGGAAAGATCGGCATCATCAGCCCGATGAGTCATCATTTCTGCCCCACCTGCAACCGCCTGCGGCTCACCGCCGATGGAAAGCTCAGAACCTGCCTTTTCGCCGTCGAGGAACAAGACATCAAGGGACTGCTCCGAAGCGGCGCCTCCGACGAGGCGGTCGAGGCGGCCATTCGGGCGGCGCTGCAGAGGAAACCGAAAGCCCACCCTTTGAACGAGGCGGTCCTTCGCAAGTGTATCAGCCGTTCCATGTCTTCCATCGGCGGCTGA